A region from the Papaver somniferum cultivar HN1 unplaced genomic scaffold, ASM357369v1 unplaced-scaffold_125, whole genome shotgun sequence genome encodes:
- the LOC113331313 gene encoding uncharacterized protein LOC113331313 produces the protein MIWVHLPGLSLEYWDEKTLFTICSALGDPVKVDDATLNFENEYYARVLVNIYLAKKIPSKLWIKTKFGGFMQQVIPTKPPKFCNHCKIVGHLQIECKAKKEGDDNQQVHNTPKFIPKTNPPEEAHKSASTKSNGQNGGSHFTATTEKFDICETPVNQIQQTSTSINKTNGSINITSGMFGSLSTEEKNIIDKQFIEPAKILKIVSENVVEASMVKYINEKDGSVSEERIPTTSWSRMITVQVGDVLISGVHARVSAVQRRYLSYEMEKIKMLNFPWLVIGDFNVITSVDEKVGGKCQNKRSILDFTSCLNTCELIQAPKTGLSHSWSNFQHGNKRILCNLDKAVINQMWMQKYDSWGYKVGLRVASDHAPLLEGFAQCPKPKNTPMKFEQIWLSHPNFLEVVNKCWSENIQGDPAFVFHQKMKKLKKKILKEWKWSVFGNVNNQIKEAEIKVKEAMIISDENPFDEDSLNNLVAAQNILNSKEVQLSTLLKNKEVEISDSMLNVIPEVITKEDQEMLQQIPEEEEIETNIFNMDPNSTPGPDGVSSCLCEGQKHTRTYITSFRNGYEMKRKRRGGNVGIKIDISQAYDTGHIKPVVLRKNIDPTHLFFADDVFIFCNGEKKSFLALMKVLEDYQESSGQKINKSKSKLFIDGTTDQKKMLIKNIMQMELSSFPDKYLGVILTTGRVKTSTIWTIVFQCIIWLYTSGMLPLSRSVRRL, from the exons ATGATCTGGGTTCATCTTCCTGGACTCAGTTTAGAATATTGGGATGAGAAAACTCTTTTCACCATATGTAGTGCTCTGGGGGATCCAGTTAAAGTTGATGATGCTACTCTTAATTTTGAGAATGAGTATTATGCTAGAGTGTTGGTGAATATTTATTTAGCAAAGAAAATTCCCAGCAAATTATGGATTAAAACCAagtttggaggttttatgcaacaAGTAATTCCCACTAAGCCACCAAAGTTCTGTAATCACTGCAAAATAGTTGGTCATCTTCAAATTGAATGCAAAGCAAAGAAGGAGGGTGATGATAATCAGCAAGTTCACAACACTCCAAAATTCATTCCTAAAACTAATCCACCTGAGGAAGCTCATAAAAGTGCAAGTACAAAATCCAATGGACAAAATGGTGGTAGTCACTTTACTGCCACAACAGAGAAGTTTGATATTTGTGAGACTCCAgttaatcaaattcagcagacATCCACCTCAATTAACAAGACAAATGGATCAATAAATATTACTTCAGGTATGTTTGGATCATTGAgtacagaagaaaaaaatattattgatAAACAATTTATTGAGCCTGCAAAAATTCTAAAGATAGTATCAGAAAATGTTGTAGAAGCAAGTATGGTTAAATACATTAATGAAAAAGATGGTTCAGTCTCAGAAGAGAGAATTCCAACAACTTCATGGTCCAGG ATGATCACAGTGCAAGTTGGTGATGTTCTTATTTCTGGAGTCCATGCACGTGTGAGTGCAGTTCAGAGAAGGTATCTTTCGTATGAGATGGAGAAAATTAAAATGCTTAACTTTCCATGGCTAGTTATAGGTGACTTTAATGTAATTACTTCAGTAGATGAAAAAGTTGGAGGGAAATGCCAAAATAAAAGATCAATTTTGGATTTTACTTCTTGTTTAAATACTTGTGAACTTATACAAGCTCCTAAGACAGGTCTATCTCACTCTTGGTCAAACTTCCAGCATGGAAACAAAAGAATACTTTGTAACTTAGACAAAGCAGTGATAAATCAAATGTGGATGCAAAAATATGATTCTTGGGGATATAAAGTTGGATTGAGAGTAGCTTCTGATCATGCTCCATTATTAGAAGGTTTTGCACAATGTCCTAAGCCAAAGAATACTCCTATGAAGTTTGAGCAGATATGGTTATCTCATCCTAATTTTTTAGAAGTTGTCAATAAGTGTTGGTCTGAAAATATTCAAGGAGATCCTGCTTTTGTGTTTcatcaaaaaatgaaaaaattgaaaaaaaaaatcctcaaagAATGGAAGTGGAGTGTTTTTGGAAATGTAAACAATCAGATTAAAGAAGCTGAGATTAAAGTGAAAGAAGCTATGATCATTTCTGATGAGAATCCTTTTGATGAAGATTCTCTCAACAACTTGGTTGCTGCTCAAAACATTCTTAACTCTAAAGAAGTTCAGCTAAGTACACTCCTTAAAAATAAG GAAGTAGAAATCTCTGATTCTATGTTGAATGTTATACCTGAAGTTATTACAAAAGAGGATCAAGAAATGTTACAGCAAATTCCAGAGGAGGAGGAGATTGAAactaatatctttaatatggatCCCAATAGTACTCCAGGGCCTGATGGAGTTTCATCTTG CTTATGTGAAGGGCAGAAGCATACAAGAACATATATTACTAGCTTCAGAAATGGTTATGAAATgaagaggaagagaagaggtGGAAATGTTGGCATAAAgattgatatctctcaggcttatGACACA GGTCATATCAAGCCAGTGGTTCTAAGGAAAAACATAGATCCTACACATctgttctttgcagatgatgtgtTCATCTTTTGCAATGGGGAGAAAAAAAGTTTTCTGGCTCTTATGAAGGTACTTGAAGATTATCAGGAAAGTTCTGGCCAGAAAATCAACAAAAGTAAAAGCAAATTATTCATTGATGGCACTACTGATCAAAAGAAAATGTTGATTAAAAATATTATGCAAATGGAGTTAAGTAGCTTTCCAGATAAGTACCTAGGAGTGATCCTTACAACTGGAAGGGTCAAAACTAGTACTATTTGGACAATAGTATTCCAATGTATAATATGGCTATATACAAGTGGGATGCTTCCATTATCAAGatctgtgagaagattgtaa
- the LOC113331124 gene encoding AP2-like ethylene-responsive transcription factor At1g79700 has product MEMTPVKCEVNTGVRRRLCTENNETRVVKNVKRRRREPIVGDTSTSTNTESKEQQQVDGSSATSTTTTTTTIKRSSRFRGVSRHRWTGRFEAHLWDKGSWNVTQKKKGKQVYLGAYDDEECAARAYDLAALKYWGPTTFTNFPVTDYEKEIQIMQNVTKEEYLASLRRKSSGFSRGVSKYRGVARHHHNGRWEARIGRVFGNKYLYLGTYSTQEEAAHAYDIAAIEYRGINAVTNFDLSTYIRWLRPGTNALVPSQEQQSNSEPQTFPKSSMLIPSNSLTVDESGSPRNQEALGKEISVSSCSNRSSSSPTALSLLLRSSVFRELVERNSYATNDEIDAEVARHQARVAGEDEFNRILCRRITDLPYCPPSEDMPSIELQLQEESESASPVYNQSGQSLWNGMLTMPPSLH; this is encoded by the exons ATGGAGATGACACCGGTTAAGTGTGAAGTAAACACCGGTGTAAGACGTCGTTTGTGTACTGAAAATAATGAAACTCGAGTCGTTAAAAATGTCAAGAGAAGACGAAGAGAACCCATTGTAGGTGATACTAGTACCAGTACCAATACCGagtcgaaagaacaacaacaggTTGATGGATCTTCTGCTACTAGTACTACTACTACAACTACGACGATAAAAAGAAGTTCGAGATTTCGTGGTGTTAGTAG ACATAGATGGACTGGTAGATTTGAAGCTCATCTATGGGATAAAGGCTCCTGGAATGTAACgcaaaagaagaaaggaaaacaaG TTTATCTCGGAGCTTACGATGATGAAGAATGTGCAGCAAGAGCTTACGATTTAGCTGCACTTAAGTACTGGGGTCCGACGACTTTCACAAATTTTCCG GTAACTGATTATGAGAAAGAGATTCAAATAATGCAAAATGTGACAAAGGAAGAGTACTTGGCCTCTTTAAGAAGGAAAAGTAGTGGTTTCTCAAGAGGTGTGTCAAAATATAGAGGTGTTGCAAGGCATCATCATAATGGGAGATGGGAAGCAAGAATAGGAAGGGTTTTTGGGAACAAGTATCTTTACCTTGGTACTTACA GTACTCAAGAAGAGGCTGCACATGCATATGATATTGCGGCAATAGAATACCGAGGGATTAACGCAGTAACAAATTTTGATTTGAGCACATATATAAGGTGGCTAAGACCAGGGACCAATGCACTAGTTCCTTCTCAAGAACAACAATCCAACTCAGAACCGCAGACATTCCCCAAATCGTCCATGTTAATCCCATCGAACAGTCTCACAGTAGATGAGTCTGGTTCACCTAGAAATCAAGAAGCTCTTGGGAAAGAAATTTCAGTCAGTTCTTGCAGTAACAGGTCATCTTCCTCACCCACTGCGCTAAGTCTGTTATTACGGTCATCAGTGTTCAGAGAACTTGTGGAGAGAAACTCTTATGCAACTAACGACGAAATTGATGCGGAAGTGGCTAGACACCAAGCGCGGGTAGCAGGTGAAGATGAATTCAACAGAATTCTTTGCCGCAGAATCACAGATCTCCCATATTGTCCTCCATCAGAGGATATGCCTAGTATTGAACTGCAACTGCAAGAAGAGAGTGAGAGTGCCTCCCCAGTATATAATCAGAGCGGACAATCTCTTTGGAATGGTATGCTAACCATGCCTCCTTCACTGCACTGA